The DNA segment GAAAGCAATCTTTCAGGGCGGCGAAGATCACGAGGTCGCCGGGTTCTCCTTCAACGCCCACGCGAACTACAACGAGGCCGAAAACCACCAGTTCGCCCGGGTCGTCTCGTGCAACTCCACCGGGCTCGTCCGGATCATCCACGCCCTGGACCAGGCCTTCGGCGTCGCACGGGTTCGGGCGGTGATGGTCCGGCGCGGCGCGGACCCCGACGACGTGAAGCGGGGACCGATCGATGCCATCGTCCTGAACCCGGCGTCCATCCCGAGCCACCACGGCCCTGACGTCAACACCGTCCTCCCGCACATCAACATCGTCACGCTCGCGATGATCGTCCCGACGACGTTTATGCACATGCACTCGATCCAGATGGACTTAAAGAAGGAGACCACCCGCGAGGAGGTGCTGAAGGTCTTTGAGAACCACAGCCGGATCGGGCTCGTCCGCAAGACCATGGGGATCAAGAGCAACGCCCAGCTCCGGGAGTACACCCAGGATCTCGGCCGGCCGCGGACGGATCTCTGGGAGAACGGGGTCTTCGAGGAGTCGGTCTCGATCCTCGACGGCAAAGAGTTCTACTGCTTCCAGGCGATCCACCAGGAGGCCGACGTCGTCCCCGAGAACATCGACTGCATCCGCGCCCTGATGGGAACGGTAAAGGATCCGCAGGAGTCCATCCGGATGACCAACGAAGCGCTCGGTCTCGTCGCTATCGGGTGAACAGAGAGCGGGGGAGGAAGAAGGATTAACTCTCCGGCAGACCCACTATTTTTAATGGATCCGTATGAACTGGTGACGCGGAATACGGTAGAGGTCGTCACCGACGAGGAACTGCGTGCGCTCATCGACCGTCCGGTCAGGCGGGTCTACACCGGCTACGAGCCGAGCGGGGAGATTCATCTCGGCCACATGGTGACGGTGAACAAGCTGATGGACCTGCAGCAGGCGGGGTTCGAGGTGACGGTGCTCATCGCCGACCTCCACGCGTTCTTGAACCGCAAG comes from the Methanoculleus marisnigri JR1 genome and includes:
- a CDS encoding type II glyceraldehyde-3-phosphate dehydrogenase, yielding MIKVAINGYGTIGKRVADAVAAQPDMEVIGVSKTSVSAEAYIAKERGYPLYIADLGKKPAFEKAGIEVAGDVEAMLKAADIVVDATPGGVGEKNRPIYEKLGKKAIFQGGEDHEVAGFSFNAHANYNEAENHQFARVVSCNSTGLVRIIHALDQAFGVARVRAVMVRRGADPDDVKRGPIDAIVLNPASIPSHHGPDVNTVLPHINIVTLAMIVPTTFMHMHSIQMDLKKETTREEVLKVFENHSRIGLVRKTMGIKSNAQLREYTQDLGRPRTDLWENGVFEESVSILDGKEFYCFQAIHQEADVVPENIDCIRALMGTVKDPQESIRMTNEALGLVAIG